A window of the Choristoneura fumiferana chromosome 30, NRCan_CFum_1, whole genome shotgun sequence genome harbors these coding sequences:
- the LOC141444766 gene encoding uncharacterized protein translates to MDHLTQLQRSMEDMKAMFASRMAAFEGARDAPVSTDAGAAALTSDDYQSFKAFIWSAVEGLQVQMGLVLKALEEQEMRSRSSMLLLHGAPESDREETLGLVLRMCQRDLQMTEVVAGSFNSCHRLGRGRGTSGPRPILVKFASQQLRDAVWSAKKKLKGTKLTLTEFLTAARHATFLEARRIFGVRNSWTSSGRIVVQYSDRRRQRVTSLAELHELPPPDMPAGDFATDSEGEAAGPTTVPPVDSATNSGTGAPGARGAVSPSGPAASKVVPELRPRAPRVAAKNVRKQ, encoded by the coding sequence ATGGATCACCTAACGCAGTTGCAGAGGAGCATGGAAGATATGAAGGCCATGTTCGCTTCGCGGATGGCTGCCTTTGAGGGTGCTAGAGATGCCCCGGTTTCGACAGATGCTGGTGCCGCGGCCTTGACTTCGGACGACTACCAAAGCTTCAAAGCTTTCATTTGGAGTGCTGTAGAAGGCCTACAGGTTCAGATGGGCTTGGTTTTGAAGGCACTGGAGGAGCAGGAGATGAGGTCTCGGTCCTCAATGTTGCTACTGCATGGAGCCCCTGAGTCTGACAGAGAGGAAACACTGGGGCTTGTATTGAGAATGTGTCAGCGGGATCTGCAGATGACGGAGGTAGTTGCTGGGTCCTTTAACTCGTGTCATCGTCTCGGCCGGGGCCGTGGGACTTCTGGGCCGCGGCCTATACTTGTTAAGTTTGCCAGCCAACAGTTGAGGGATGCGGTATGGTCTGCCAAGAAGAAGCTTAAGGGCACTAAGCTGACTCTTACGGAGTTTCTTACTGCTGCTCGACATGCGACCTTTTTGGAGGCCAGACGCATCTTTGGAGTGAGGAACAGCTGGACGAGCAGCGGTCGGATTGTGGTGCAGTACAGTGATCGTAGGCGACAAAGAGTTACTTCACTGGCTGAGCTTCATGAGTTGCCGCCACCGGATATGCCTGCGGGCGACTTTGCGACCGATTCCGAGGGTGAGGCCGCGGGCCCTACGACCGTTCCCCCTGTCGACTCCGCTACTAATTCCGGTACCGGTGCGCCCGGTGCCCGGGGCGCTGTATCTCCGTCTGGGCCGGCTGCATCTAAAGTTGTGCCGGAGTTGAGGCCCCGTGCCCCCCGCGTCGCCGCAAAGAACGTCCGGAAGCAGTGA